Genomic window (Blastocatellia bacterium):
ACACCATCGAGGCACAGCACGAGATGTCGTCCACCCTCCGAGACGCCGTTTGGCCGAAAGAAATCGGCGGTGAGTTCAGGACCGAGGACTCTCGTGAGCCGCTCGGCGCGACCATCGAAATCATCGTCGAGCTGAACGATTCGCTGCTCCGGGCGCGACGGTCGGTGATACTCCCAGCGGTCGGGCCGACCGTCCCGGTTGCGATCCTCCTGGCGGAGAAGCGCAAGATCAATCGGCAAGAGTCGCCCCCACTGATAGAGAGGGACAGCCGCACCGGCGAGGATGGAGATCGCGAACGAGACAGCCAGCACTCGACCCACCGACATCATAATCGAATCACGTTCGCACAATTTCCGAGATCGCGAGTAGCGTTGCGCACATCCACGACGACCCGCGCGCGCTCAACGACACGACGGTAGTCGAACGCCGAGTGATCGGTATGGATGAGAATGCAATCGGCCGCCTGAAGAAGTTCGTCCGACAGTTCGATAGAGGTCAGCACCGTTGTGTTGACGGTGACCTGGGGGATGTAAGGGTCGGCATACGACACCCGCGCTCCCCGACGCAGCAGCCCTTCTATGATGGCCAGTGCGGGTGATTCTCGGACATCGGCCACGTTGCGCTTGTAGGCCACGCCGAGCACAAGCACGTGCGAGCCGTTGACGGGCTTCCCCTGCCCGTTGAGCGCCTCCGCGACCATATCAACCACGTAATGGGGCATGAAGGAATTGATCTCCTGGGCGACGCCGATCAGCCGGGGTTCAAATCCGTGGAGTCGCGCCTTCCAGGTGAGATAGCTCGGATCCACCGGAATGCAATGGCCACCGATGCCCGGCCCCGGATAAAACGGCATGAAGCCGAAGGGCTTGGTGGCCGCCGCCGAGATCACTTCCCACACATCCATCGAGAGAGCACGACACAGCAACGCGAATTCATTGGCCAGAGCAATATTGACGGCGCGGAAGGTGTTCTCCAGAAGCTTGGCCGCCTCAGCGACACGAGCCGACGACACGCGATGGACGGTCGTCACAATCCGACGATAAAGCTGTTCGGCCAGGTCGCCACTGGTGCGACTCACTCCGCCGACGATCTTGGGAATGTCCCGCAACAGGTAAACCGTATTGCCCGGATCAATCCGTTCCGGGGAATAGGCGAGGAAGAAATCCTCATCCAGTTTCAATCCCGTTTGCTCGAACAGCGGCAGCAACATTTCCTCGGTGGTTCCGGGATAGGTCGTGCTCTCGAGGATCACGAGCTGACCGTGATGAAGATAGTGCTGCGTTTGAGCGGCCGCGAGCCGGATGTAGGAGATATCGGGCTCGCGCGATTTATTCATCGGCGTGGGAACGCAGATGAGCACCACATCGGCCCGGGCCAGTGGAGTAAAATCAGCCGTGGCATGAAACCGCCCTGCCCGTACCACAGCGTCCAGGCGTTCGGGGATGACGTCCGAAATGTAGCTCTTCCCTGCCCTCGCCTGTTCAACCCGATCCACATCCACATCAATTCCCGTGACGGAAAAACCCGCCTCTGCAAATGCCACCGCCAGCGGCAATCCCACATACCCCAGCCCGATAACGGCGATCTGTGCGCTCGTTGTCTCGATCTTTGCGGCCAGTTCTTGAGACGATTCCCGTTGACGGCTGCTCATTACGCTCAGGCCTCCTGGGGTTTGATGTAGAGGAGGTATTATTGCCAACGCAGCGCGCCTACGCCAGAAAAAGACGCACAACCAGTGGCCTACTCCGGATGAGCAGAAGAGCTGGCAACAGCAGCTTTCCAAACATCGTCAGGATAGAGGCAGCCGTTTCTCGGCGCTCTTTCTGGCGTGAAGCTCTCTGATCGGGTGGGCCTGGAAGACCCGAGCGACATCATTCGGTGGCAAGACGTGAGTCCTCTGCCCGGCAGACCCCTCCGGGACTTTCGCCCTGAACCTGCGCGCTCTGGCGAAATTGTCTCCGCCCCCGGCACCGCGCTGATGCTCGCTCTTTGGCCTTCCTCGATCAGATCTTCACACACGCAGCGGTTGCACCTGCGATCGGTGAAAAAGGATGTTGACACCCCCTTCCCATGTGGCCTACTATACCGCGCTGTATCTAACGCGGGCGTCTCCAGAGGCGAGGCCCGGAAGGTGCTGTGTGACGTATGAGAAGACCCCGGCGCTCACAGGCTAATTTCGATGACGACTCGGCTCCACTCAGGGGCGCTGGCCTGGACGGTGAGCGTCACCTAGAGCGTCGTGAATCGGTGAGAGAACGGCCAATGCGCGCACCGGCGCTTCTCGCCGAACGACACACCGGGACGAAGGAAAGAACTGGATGCCCCAACCTTTCTCTGCCGTAGAGTGCAGTAGCGCGGCTGGACGAAAGAAGTCGCCACCATGTGCGAGGGTCTCCAGAGTGAAGGACAGATTCTCACCGGCCCGCTCTTGAACGAACCGATGTGGGTAGTGACCGTGCGCGGGAAGGAGTCAGAGGCATGGATCGCCCGACCGGTCGGCGCACAGTCGGAACCGTTCCGCAAGATCACCGCGTCCCACATGGACGTTCCGACCCTGGAGGACCTCACGCAGTTGAAACACTCGCGCAAGGTCACCATCTCTGCTGGCGCAACCACGAAGGCCCGCGATCCCGGACGCACGGCACACCGCAAGGCCACACATTTTTTTAAGGACGCAAGCCGGATGAACTCCAACTCAGATGTTACGTCCTGCCGCTGATGAGGTGAAACCAATGGGTGCGCAGTCAAGGAAAAACTCCAAACCTCCGGATGGGAGCGGCGCCACCGTCGGCTACGAGGCTATGGAAAATGAACATCCGATTGTCAGCACAATCAAATAGGGGTGGTGCCACCGTCGGCTACGAGGCGGAACTGTGGCGCATGGCCGACGCCCTGCGCGGCTCGATGGACGCCGCCGAGTACAAACACGTCGTCCTCCGTCCAATCTTTCTCAAAGGAGGCGAATTGCCGACCTGTCTCTCCATCGCCTGCCGGAATCCAGCCAAGATGAACCTGGCGATTCGGGGAATTGACGGCGGCACTGAGCAGCACGACGCCTTCCCAGGCGACCGCTTCCCCGACCTCGAAGCTGATTACGTCCTGGCCAACGCACCCTTCAATAGGAAGGAGTGGGGCGGCGAGCGGCTGTTAGCGGGCACAGGGAGCGATGGGAATTAATATAATGACCTTCGCAGACAGGAATAGCTGTAGGGGCGGATCCTTCTTTGAGGCTGCGCTGGCTGTCCCCGCGGAGGAGATCGAGTTCCTCTTCTCAGAAAGGATCCTTCTTCCATGGGCAGAGCATATCCTGAATCCCAGGCGGCTTCGCGGCAGCGACTTCTTGATGCGTTGGTCGCAAGGCCGGTGGAGTGAAGAGCTGGTCGTGCAAGCTGTGAACAAAACCCGCCGATATTTCGCCTTGCCGTATGGTCCAAGCGGGACGGCTCCGAAAGGCGATGTCCGAGAGTTCGAGCTTTACTTTGAGCGTCTGGAGAAGGCAAGCCTCGGGAAGATGAAGCGGCCGGATTTACTGATATTCCGCACAGCCGACAGGGTCGAGATCGAGAAGCTCGTAGGCGATCTAGGCGGTCTGAAGGAGCTTCCGTTCACGGGCGAAAACGATCCACGTATGGTCAAAATTCTTGCTCTTGCGGTTGTGGCGGCGGAATGCGAAAACAGCTTGTGGATAGCGAAAAAGATGCCCGACTACGGGAAGGTCCTAACACCACAGCGGAGGCTTGCGGGAAAGTTAGGGTTGAAGAAAAATGCCATTACTCCTACAATTGTTTTGAAACATGAGGACCGAGAACCATTGAGGGAGTGGCAGAAAACTCACGGGATTCCTGTACATATTTGGCACCTTTTCTACGACCTGGCTTTTGGGATCTCCCTCGATGATGCCGAACGACTTATTAGGGAGGGCTACATTGAGGGAACGAGGCAAGTATTTCAAGCACCTGGGGGTGCCACAACGCAGAAAATCATCTACAAAATCTACTACCAACACGCCTTTTGTTTGGGCGAAGTCGTCGAGACACCGCGACTGGTCGCTGCAAGCATCACCGACGACAACGGTCATATCCTACCCTACGTTAGATTCGAAGGCGGAAGGCTCGATTTGTCGTCTCAGGCCCTCGACGTCTTAAAAAGGCTTGCGCAGAGGAATCCGGAGCAGCGCCGATGATGAGAGCACAACAGAAGTTCCCTCCAAGCGGTCCTGAGCGCGAAGCGCTGAGGGAAAGGGGGCAGTTTTGGACCCCTGATTGGATCGCCGAGGCAATGGTCGGTTATGTTCTTGCAGGCGGAAGCGACACCATCTTTGATCCTGCTGTCGGCGCAGGTGCCTTTTTCCGGGCAGCAAAAGTGGTCAGCCGACAACTTGGGCGAACGTGCAAGCTTATGGGCACAGAGGTGGATGAAGAGGCGCTTAAAGAGGCGCAGGCCAGCGGCCTATCCGAAAGTGACCTGGCCCTGGTGGAGCTTAGGGACTTCGTACTGAATCCCCCGGCAGGTCCATTTGAAGCGATTGTTGCTAATCCGCCTTACATCCGGCATCACCGTCTTACGCAAACGCTTAAGGGACAGTTGCGCGACCTTGGCAAGAAAATCATCGGCCAGTCACTGGACGGGCGGGCTGGGCTTCATGTCTACTTCCTGCTCCGCGCGCTTGAGCTTCTTGAGCCCGAACGAGGACGACTGGCCTTCATCATATCGGCAGATATTTGTGAAGGCGTGTTTGCCTCAATTCTCTGGGATTGGATCAGCCGACGCTACCGGATTGAGGCGGTGGTGACTTTCGCCCCAGAGGCGTCCCCTTTCCAGGGGGTGGATACGAATCCCATCATCCTGATGATTCGCCGGACGGCTCCGGCGCCGCATCTTCTATGGGCTCGTTGCACGGAACCGGGGACCGCCGAGCTGAAGCGCTGGACCCTCTCCGGGCTGCGCTACCGGCCGACCAGCAGCTTGGAGGTTTTCGTGCGCAAGCTCGATGAGGCTCTGGCGACGGGGCTGTCGCGGTCTCCGCGCGAGGCGGGCCTCAATGGGCCACGGCTTGGAGATTTCGCCAGTGTTCTTCGAGGCATCGCCACGGGCGCCAATGAATTCTTCTTCCTTACCCGCAAGCAGGGCGAAGCGCTGGGGATTCCGGATGAATTTCTCCGTAAGGCCATCGGCCGAACCCGCGATGTGCCGGGCAGTGTAGTGGACGAGAGATTGCTCGCCGAACTTGAAGCCTTGGGTCGGCCAACGTTGCTTTTCTGCCCGGATGGTCGCAGGCTCGATCAATTTCCTCCCGCTGTGCGGCGGTATCTCGAGGAGGGAGAGAGGAAAGGGCTTCCCAGGCGGCCACTTTTGGCAACCCGTCGGCCCTGGTACAAGATGGAAGTAAGAAAGGCTCCGCCGATCCTTTTTGCCTACCTCGGTCGCAGGCATTCGAGATTCGTGAGAAACCTTGCCGGTGTAATACCACTGACGGGCTTTCTGTGCGTGTACCCTCGGTCTGATGACCCGGCGTTTCTGGAAAAACTGTGGTCCGTACTGAGTCACCCCGCGACGTTGGAGAACTTAACTTTCGTGGGCAAGTCCTACGGGTCGGGCTGCATTAAGGTTGAACCCCGAGCGCTCGAACGCCTCATTTTGCCGGAGGATGTTGTCAGGAAGTCTGGACTGACGATACCACGGCGCAGTGTCCAAGAAGTCCTACCACTGCAATGGGTGCCGCGCATTGGAGGCTGATGAAGGTGCAATCACAGGTAGCTTTCCATCCTCTTTCAGTGGAGGACGGTTGGGGTGAGGGCAACCCTGTGATGGCGGTGTATGCAGACATTCCAGGGTTTTGCATGGGCGCTGCACGGGAGGAGATCCGCCAGCACGGCTACGTCCTCACCCCCGGCCGCTACGTGGGCGCGGCCGTAGAGGAGGAAGACGACGAGCCCTTCGAGGTGAAGATGGCGCGGCTCGTGGCCCAGCTCCGCGAACAGCAGGCCGAGGCGACACGGTTGGATATAGCAATTTGGAAAAACTTAGGGGAACTCGGGTATGAATGAGACCTTATTAACCGAAGGGGCGAGTTCGTTTAATAACTCCAAGGCTTATTTAACGAAATGACAATAAGGAGATTCTCATGCGGCGTGGCTTGACGGGACGTTATGAGATAAGCAATGTGGGCGGCGAGACCATCCGGGCATTCATTCCTTATCCGCTCCCGCCGAAACCGCCGCTTCAATTTGACACTCAGCGTCAACAACTGCTAGAACGCGCAACCGTAGCCTTAGGTCGGTTAGATAGCGTGACCTTGCTTTTGCCCGAACCTCATCTATTTCTCTATGCCTATGTGCGCCGAGAGGCAGTTTTATCTTCGCAAATTGAAGGGACTCAATCTTCATTAGCGCAGTTGCTGCTCTTCGAGCTGGAAGAAGCGCCGGGAGCGCCTCTTGATGATGTGATCGAGGTATCCAATTACGTGGCTGCCCTTGAGCATGGTCTCAAAAGGCTTAAGGAAGGCTTTCCGCTTTCGAATCGGCTTATTCGCGAGATGCACGCGATCTTGCTCTCCAGGGGGCGTGGAAGTGAAAGATCGCCGGGGGAATTCCGCCGTACTCAAAACTGGATTGGAGGAACCCGGCCTGGGAATGCCCACTTCGTGCCCCCTCCTCCGCATTACGTAGAAGATTGCATGGCCCAACTGGAGCGATTCCTTCATCCAGAAGGCAATCCATATCCTGCTCTGGTGAAAGCTGCGCTGGCACATGCGCAATTTGAAACCATTCATCCTTTTCTCGATGGCAACGGGCGCATTGGACGGCTTTTGATTGCATTTATTCTTCACCACGACCGGCTGTTGTCTCAACCCTTGCTGTACCTCAGCCTTTATTTTAAGCAGCACCGCGCCGAGTATTATCGTCTCCTCGATCTTGTGCGTACCGAGGGCGATTGGGAAAGCTGGTTGGATTTTTTCCTGGAGGGCGTGGAGCAAACGGCAACCAACGCCGTCGTAACCGCCCGACGCCTGCTGGCGCTTTTCCGGCAGGACGAACAAGCCATTCAAGGCTCACGGCGAGCAGCTTCTACGGCTTTGCGCGTGTTTCGGGTGCTCTGCGAACGCCCACTGGTGACTGTGAACCAGGTCTGTGCGCGTACTCAGCTCTCTTTTCCTGCCGCTGCGCGCGCCCTGGAGATATTGGCAAGCCTGAACATCGTCCGCGAGATCACTGGTCAGCGTCGCAATCGCGTGTTTGCCTATCAGAAGTACCTGGAGATTCTGAGCGAAGGGACCGAAATAAGTGACGACAGACGAAGGGATCGGAGTTGAGTTGCGCGCCCAGCAGGCGGAGGCCCGCCGCCCGGATGAAGCCATTTGGAAGAAC
Coding sequences:
- a CDS encoding AccI family restriction endonuclease — its product is MGINIMTFADRNSCRGGSFFEAALAVPAEEIEFLFSERILLPWAEHILNPRRLRGSDFLMRWSQGRWSEELVVQAVNKTRRYFALPYGPSGTAPKGDVREFELYFERLEKASLGKMKRPDLLIFRTADRVEIEKLVGDLGGLKELPFTGENDPRMVKILALAVVAAECENSLWIAKKMPDYGKVLTPQRRLAGKLGLKKNAITPTIVLKHEDREPLREWQKTHGIPVHIWHLFYDLAFGISLDDAERLIREGYIEGTRQVFQAPGGATTQKIIYKIYYQHAFCLGEVVETPRLVAASITDDNGHILPYVRFEGGRLDLSSQALDVLKRLAQRNPEQRR
- a CDS encoding Fic family protein; protein product: MRRGLTGRYEISNVGGETIRAFIPYPLPPKPPLQFDTQRQQLLERATVALGRLDSVTLLLPEPHLFLYAYVRREAVLSSQIEGTQSSLAQLLLFELEEAPGAPLDDVIEVSNYVAALEHGLKRLKEGFPLSNRLIREMHAILLSRGRGSERSPGEFRRTQNWIGGTRPGNAHFVPPPPHYVEDCMAQLERFLHPEGNPYPALVKAALAHAQFETIHPFLDGNGRIGRLLIAFILHHDRLLSQPLLYLSLYFKQHRAEYYRLLDLVRTEGDWESWLDFFLEGVEQTATNAVVTARRLLALFRQDEQAIQGSRRAASTALRVFRVLCERPLVTVNQVCARTQLSFPAAARALEILASLNIVREITGQRRNRVFAYQKYLEILSEGTEISDDRRRDRS
- a CDS encoding type I restriction-modification system subunit M N-terminal domain-containing protein, translating into MNIRLSAQSNRGGATVGYEAELWRMADALRGSMDAAEYKHVVLRPIFLKGGELPTCLSIACRNPAKMNLAIRGIDGGTEQHDAFPGDRFPDLEADYVLANAPFNRKEWGGERLLAGTGSDGN
- a CDS encoding nucleotide sugar dehydrogenase, which produces MSSRQRESSQELAAKIETTSAQIAVIGLGYVGLPLAVAFAEAGFSVTGIDVDVDRVEQARAGKSYISDVIPERLDAVVRAGRFHATADFTPLARADVVLICVPTPMNKSREPDISYIRLAAAQTQHYLHHGQLVILESTTYPGTTEEMLLPLFEQTGLKLDEDFFLAYSPERIDPGNTVYLLRDIPKIVGGVSRTSGDLAEQLYRRIVTTVHRVSSARVAEAAKLLENTFRAVNIALANEFALLCRALSMDVWEVISAAATKPFGFMPFYPGPGIGGHCIPVDPSYLTWKARLHGFEPRLIGVAQEINSFMPHYVVDMVAEALNGQGKPVNGSHVLVLGVAYKRNVADVRESPALAIIEGLLRRGARVSYADPYIPQVTVNTTVLTSIELSDELLQAADCILIHTDHSAFDYRRVVERARVVVDVRNATRDLGNCANVIRL
- a CDS encoding N-6 DNA methylase yields the protein MMRAQQKFPPSGPEREALRERGQFWTPDWIAEAMVGYVLAGGSDTIFDPAVGAGAFFRAAKVVSRQLGRTCKLMGTEVDEEALKEAQASGLSESDLALVELRDFVLNPPAGPFEAIVANPPYIRHHRLTQTLKGQLRDLGKKIIGQSLDGRAGLHVYFLLRALELLEPERGRLAFIISADICEGVFASILWDWISRRYRIEAVVTFAPEASPFQGVDTNPIILMIRRTAPAPHLLWARCTEPGTAELKRWTLSGLRYRPTSSLEVFVRKLDEALATGLSRSPREAGLNGPRLGDFASVLRGIATGANEFFFLTRKQGEALGIPDEFLRKAIGRTRDVPGSVVDERLLAELEALGRPTLLFCPDGRRLDQFPPAVRRYLEEGERKGLPRRPLLATRRPWYKMEVRKAPPILFAYLGRRHSRFVRNLAGVIPLTGFLCVYPRSDDPAFLEKLWSVLSHPATLENLTFVGKSYGSGCIKVEPRALERLILPEDVVRKSGLTIPRRSVQEVLPLQWVPRIGG